In a genomic window of Sphingomonas lutea:
- a CDS encoding glycosyltransferase family 1 protein produces MLTRVGVPVETSSEQPAKDPHAPTLICFSHLRWNFVFQRPQHLMSRFARTMPVIYWEEPVEIGRKETPFLKVREADDVANVRIVVPHLPEGMPEDARDAALARLLDAHVATIKGPLLSWYYTPMMLPFSRHLAADVTVFDAMDELSKFKFAPVKLLELEQELIDRADLVFTGGSSLYEAKKDRHHSVHCFPSSVDRAHFAQARARLFDPADQEELPKPRLGFYGVLDERFDVDLLAKVAEMRPDWSFVMVGPVVKISDEDLPKRPNIHYLGSKTYGQLPAYLAGWDVALMPFAMNESTEFISPTKTPEYLAGGKPVVSTPVRDVVRHYGHLEGVQIAGDAEGFAEACDKALALSRDPESGWLAEADLMLSAASWDIVQARMAGLIDQVMGEQVDNPALLVAAE; encoded by the coding sequence ATGCTTACGCGCGTCGGCGTGCCTGTCGAGACTTCGTCCGAACAACCGGCGAAGGATCCGCACGCCCCAACCTTGATCTGCTTTTCGCACTTGCGGTGGAATTTCGTGTTTCAGCGCCCGCAGCATCTGATGAGCCGCTTCGCGCGGACGATGCCTGTCATCTACTGGGAGGAACCGGTCGAGATCGGCCGCAAGGAGACGCCGTTCCTCAAGGTGCGCGAGGCGGACGATGTCGCCAACGTGCGCATTGTCGTGCCCCATTTGCCCGAGGGCATGCCCGAGGACGCGCGCGATGCCGCCTTGGCGCGCCTGCTCGATGCGCATGTCGCGACGATCAAGGGTCCGCTGCTCAGCTGGTATTACACGCCCATGATGCTGCCGTTCTCGCGGCATCTTGCGGCCGACGTGACCGTGTTCGATGCGATGGACGAATTGTCCAAGTTCAAATTTGCGCCGGTCAAATTGCTCGAGCTCGAGCAGGAACTCATTGACCGCGCCGACCTCGTCTTCACGGGCGGGTCGAGCCTGTACGAGGCGAAGAAGGACCGCCATCACAGCGTCCATTGCTTCCCCTCGTCGGTCGATCGCGCGCACTTCGCCCAAGCCCGCGCACGCCTGTTCGACCCAGCCGACCAGGAAGAGCTGCCCAAGCCGCGCCTTGGCTTCTACGGCGTCCTCGACGAGCGGTTCGATGTCGACCTTCTTGCCAAGGTCGCCGAAATGCGCCCCGATTGGTCGTTCGTGATGGTCGGCCCGGTGGTCAAGATCTCGGACGAGGATCTGCCCAAGCGGCCCAACATCCACTATCTCGGCAGCAAGACCTACGGCCAGCTTCCGGCCTATCTTGCTGGCTGGGACGTGGCGCTGATGCCCTTCGCGATGAACGAATCGACCGAATTCATCTCGCCCACCAAGACGCCCGAATATCTCGCCGGTGGGAAGCCTGTCGTGTCGACCCCGGTGCGCGACGTCGTGCGCCATTACGGCCACCTCGAAGGGGTGCAGATCGCCGGGGACGCCGAAGGCTTTGCCGAGGCATGCGACAAGGCGCTTGCGCTTAGCCGCGATCCTGAAAGCGGCTGGCTGGCGGAAGCCGACCTGATGCTGTCCGCGGCCAGCTGGGACATCGTCCAGGCGCGCATGGCGGGCCTGATCGACCAGGTCATGGGCGAACAAGTCGACAATCCCGCGCTGCTCGTGGCGGCCGAATGA
- a CDS encoding beta-glucosidase, translating into MTGQHGQMFASFFQAGFECSSHRRRDGVRLDLIRATGHDRHALGDYRQCREHGLRTIRDGLRWHRIETAPGHYDWSSWLPMLEAAEEAGVEIIWDLFHYGSPDHVDQAGRDFSKRFTDFAMAALEVRKSVTDAAPRVCPLNEINFLAWAVDDGYIPSDGPDERGWMKEQLVRAAIASSKAIKRDYPDSIVISAEPLIHIAPHDRRRSTVRAAEANLRGMYEAYDWIMGFEAPELGGDPSLMDVVGLNFYPHNQWYFEGPTIPLGHHEYRPLADMLVEMATRYGKPLMLSETGAEGSGRASWLHYVCGEVREAMVKGVKVEGICLYPITAYPGWDNSRHCDAGLFSTITANGTRHVDGRLLAELEAQRALFGSGDAKTPRLSLAR; encoded by the coding sequence ATGACCGGACAACATGGCCAGATGTTTGCCAGCTTCTTCCAGGCTGGGTTCGAATGTTCGTCGCATCGGCGGCGCGATGGCGTGCGCCTCGACCTCATCCGCGCCACCGGGCACGATCGGCATGCGCTGGGCGATTATCGCCAGTGCCGCGAACACGGGCTGCGCACCATCCGCGATGGCCTGCGCTGGCACCGGATCGAGACCGCGCCGGGCCACTATGATTGGTCGAGCTGGCTCCCGATGCTCGAAGCGGCGGAGGAAGCGGGGGTCGAAATCATCTGGGACCTGTTCCACTACGGCTCGCCCGACCATGTCGATCAGGCCGGCCGCGACTTTTCCAAGCGCTTCACCGATTTCGCCATGGCCGCGCTGGAGGTGCGCAAGTCGGTCACCGACGCCGCGCCGCGGGTGTGCCCGCTCAATGAGATCAACTTCCTCGCCTGGGCGGTGGACGACGGTTACATCCCGTCCGACGGGCCCGACGAACGCGGCTGGATGAAGGAACAACTGGTCCGCGCGGCCATCGCGTCGTCGAAAGCGATCAAGCGAGACTACCCGGACAGCATCGTCATTTCGGCCGAACCGCTGATTCACATCGCGCCGCATGACCGGCGCCGAAGCACCGTGCGCGCCGCCGAAGCCAATCTCCGCGGCATGTACGAAGCCTATGACTGGATCATGGGTTTCGAAGCGCCCGAATTGGGCGGCGATCCTTCGCTGATGGATGTCGTCGGCCTCAACTTCTACCCGCACAACCAATGGTATTTCGAAGGCCCGACTATTCCCCTGGGCCACCATGAATATCGCCCGCTGGCCGACATGCTGGTTGAAATGGCGACGCGTTACGGCAAGCCCCTGATGCTGTCGGAAACCGGGGCCGAGGGGTCGGGCCGGGCGTCATGGCTGCACTATGTCTGCGGCGAGGTGCGAGAGGCGATGGTCAAAGGCGTGAAGGTGGAAGGGATTTGTCTTTACCCGATCACCGCCTACCCGGGCTGGGACAACAGCCGCCACTGCGATGCCGGATTGTTTTCAACCATCACGGCCAACGGCACGCGGCACGTGGACGGGCGCCTGCTGGCTGAGCTTGAAGCGCAGCGTGCGTTGTTCGGGAGCGGAGACGCGAAGACGCCGCGGCTTTCCCTGGCTAGGTAA
- the scpA gene encoding methylmalonyl-CoA mutase, with protein MTDKPSKSDWEALAAKESRGRDLSRETVEGITLKTVYGPEDAAGIDSGFPGLPPYTRGPYATMYAGRPWTIRQYAGFSTAEESNAFYRRNLAAGQKGLSVAFDLATHRGYDSDNPRVAGDVGMAGVAIDSVEDMKLLFDGIPLGEMSVSMTMNGAVLPVLAFFIVAGEEQGVERAALTGTIQNDILKEFAVRNTYIYPPEPSMRIVADIIAYCAAEMPKFNSISISGYHMHEAGATAVQELAYTLADGMEYVRAAQASGLDIDAFAPRLSFFWGIGMNLFMEVAKLRAARTLWAQIMTDLGAKNEKSKLLRTHCQTSGVSLTEQDPYNNIVRTTVEALAAVLGGTQSLHTNSFDEAIALPTDFSARIARNTQLILAEESGVTAVADPLGGSWYVEALTRELEEKAQALIDEVEAHGGMTKAVAEGLPKQRIEEAAAARAAKVDTGETVIVGVNRYRLAEEDEIDILAVDNAKVRAGQIARLERVRAGRDEAAVRAALDALTAAAKTPFVLSEVEGRGSDVGASALRQAQDERNLLRLAVECARARATLGEISDALERAFGRYATKPAPVSGIYGQRSDERWRGAVAGTQSVAQRLGRAPRIFVAKMGQDGHDRGANLVSSAFGDLGFEVIAGALFQTPRETAEQAIAADVDVVGASSLAAGHKTLIPELIGHLRDLGRADIKVVAGGVIPPQDYAILREAGVQAIFGPGTNLADAADEVLRLLGHNRPPAGEALNEAAE; from the coding sequence ATGACCGACAAACCGTCAAAGAGCGATTGGGAAGCCCTCGCCGCCAAGGAATCGCGCGGCCGTGACCTGAGCCGCGAGACGGTCGAGGGCATCACGCTCAAGACCGTCTACGGCCCCGAGGACGCGGCCGGGATCGACAGCGGCTTTCCCGGCCTGCCGCCCTACACGCGTGGGCCCTATGCGACGATGTATGCCGGGCGCCCGTGGACCATCCGCCAGTACGCCGGCTTCTCGACCGCCGAGGAATCCAACGCCTTCTACCGCCGCAACCTCGCCGCCGGGCAAAAGGGCCTCTCGGTCGCCTTCGACCTCGCCACTCACCGTGGCTACGACAGCGACAATCCTCGCGTCGCGGGCGATGTCGGCATGGCAGGCGTTGCGATCGATAGCGTCGAGGACATGAAATTGCTGTTCGACGGCATTCCGCTTGGCGAAATGTCGGTGAGCATGACGATGAACGGCGCGGTGTTGCCGGTGCTCGCTTTCTTCATCGTCGCGGGGGAGGAACAGGGGGTCGAGCGCGCCGCGCTGACCGGGACCATCCAGAACGACATCCTCAAGGAGTTCGCGGTCCGCAACACCTACATCTACCCGCCCGAGCCGAGCATGCGGATCGTCGCCGACATCATCGCTTATTGCGCGGCAGAGATGCCCAAGTTCAACAGCATCTCGATCAGCGGTTATCACATGCACGAAGCCGGGGCGACGGCAGTGCAGGAGCTCGCCTACACGCTCGCCGACGGCATGGAATATGTCCGCGCCGCGCAGGCCAGCGGGCTCGATATCGACGCTTTCGCGCCGCGCCTGTCCTTCTTCTGGGGCATCGGCATGAACCTGTTCATGGAGGTCGCCAAGCTGCGCGCGGCGCGGACCCTGTGGGCACAGATCATGACCGATCTCGGCGCGAAGAATGAGAAATCTAAGCTGCTGCGCACGCACTGCCAGACGAGCGGCGTCAGCCTGACCGAGCAGGACCCGTACAATAATATCGTCCGCACCACGGTCGAAGCGCTCGCGGCGGTGCTCGGCGGCACGCAGTCGTTGCACACCAACAGCTTCGACGAAGCCATCGCGCTGCCGACCGATTTCAGCGCGCGCATCGCTCGCAACACGCAGCTGATCCTGGCCGAGGAAAGCGGCGTCACCGCGGTCGCCGACCCGCTCGGCGGCAGCTGGTACGTCGAGGCTCTCACGCGAGAACTCGAGGAGAAAGCGCAGGCGCTGATCGACGAGGTCGAGGCGCACGGCGGGATGACCAAGGCGGTTGCCGAGGGCCTGCCGAAGCAGCGCATCGAAGAAGCCGCCGCTGCGCGCGCGGCCAAGGTCGATACGGGCGAGACGGTGATCGTCGGAGTCAACCGCTACCGGCTGGCTGAGGAGGATGAGATCGACATCCTCGCGGTCGACAATGCCAAGGTGCGCGCGGGCCAGATCGCTCGGCTGGAGCGCGTGCGGGCGGGGCGCGACGAGGCGGCGGTTCGGGCGGCGTTGGATGCGTTGACTGCGGCGGCCAAAACTCCGTTTGTCCTGAGCGAAGTCGAAGGGCGCGGTTCGGACGTCGGTGCCAGCGCCCTTCGACAAGCTCAGGACGAACGAAACTTGTTGCGGTTGGCGGTGGAATGCGCCCGCGCCCGCGCCACGCTCGGCGAAATCTCCGACGCGCTCGAACGCGCCTTCGGCCGCTACGCGACCAAGCCCGCGCCGGTCAGCGGCATCTATGGTCAGCGCAGCGACGAACGCTGGAGGGGCGCGGTCGCGGGGACGCAAAGCGTTGCGCAGCGGCTCGGCCGCGCGCCGCGCATCTTCGTCGCCAAGATGGGGCAGGACGGACACGACCGCGGCGCCAACCTCGTCAGCTCGGCATTCGGCGATCTCGGGTTCGAGGTCATCGCGGGCGCGCTGTTCCAGACGCCGCGCGAAACCGCCGAGCAGGCGATCGCGGCGGATGTCGACGTGGTCGGCGCGTCGAGCCTGGCCGCGGGCCACAAGACTTTGATCCCCGAACTCATCGGCCATTTGCGCGACCTGGGCCGCGCCGACATCAAGGTCGTGGCCGGCGGAGTCATCCCGCCGCAGGATTATGCGATCCTGCGCGAAGCCGGCGTTCAGGCGATCTTCGGCCCCGGCACCAACCTCGCCGACGCCGCCGACGAAGTGCTGCGCCTGCTCGGCCACAACCGCCCGCCGGCAGGCGAAGCGCTCAATGAGGCTGCGGAGTAG
- a CDS encoding acyl-CoA carboxylase subunit beta, translating to MATTIEELEKRREQARLGGGEKRIAAQHAKGRLTARERLSVLLDSGSFEEYDMFVEHNCADFGMETQKIPGDGVVTGSGTINGRLVYVFAQDFTVFGGSLSERHAQKICKIMDMAMKVGAPVIGLNDSGGARIQEGVASLGGYAEVFQRNVLASGVVPQISLIMGPCAGGAVYSPAMTDFIFMVKDSSYMFVTGPDVVKTVTNEVVTQEELGGAVTHTTKSGVADVAFENDIDALLATREFFDFLPLSNRHDLPERPSEDPAERIEDSLDTLIPPSAATPYDMHELIRKVADEGDFFELQPKHAANILTGFIRIEGRTVGVVANQPMVLAGVLDIASSKKGARFVRFCDAFDIPILTFVDVPGFLPGVAQEHNGIIKNGAKLLFAYAEATVPKITVITRKAYGGAYDVMASKHLRGDLNYAWPTAEIAVMGAKGAVEIIFRKDAGNAEEIAKRTAEYEERFANPFVAASKGFIDEVIMPHSTRRRVAMGLRKLRNKQLENPWKKHDNIPL from the coding sequence TTGGCGACAACCATCGAGGAACTGGAAAAACGCCGCGAACAGGCCCGTTTGGGCGGTGGCGAGAAGCGCATTGCGGCGCAGCACGCCAAGGGCCGGCTGACCGCACGGGAGCGGCTGAGCGTGCTGCTCGATTCCGGCAGCTTCGAAGAATATGACATGTTCGTCGAACATAATTGCGCCGACTTCGGGATGGAGACGCAGAAGATCCCCGGCGACGGCGTCGTCACCGGATCGGGCACGATCAACGGCCGGCTGGTCTATGTTTTCGCGCAGGATTTCACCGTGTTCGGCGGGTCGCTGTCGGAACGCCATGCGCAGAAGATCTGCAAGATCATGGACATGGCGATGAAGGTCGGCGCGCCGGTCATCGGCCTCAACGACAGCGGCGGTGCGCGCATCCAGGAGGGCGTCGCCAGCCTCGGCGGCTATGCCGAGGTGTTCCAGCGCAACGTCCTCGCCAGCGGCGTCGTGCCGCAGATCAGCCTGATCATGGGGCCGTGCGCGGGCGGCGCGGTCTATTCGCCGGCGATGACCGACTTCATCTTCATGGTGAAGGACAGCAGCTACATGTTCGTCACCGGCCCCGACGTGGTGAAGACGGTAACCAACGAGGTGGTGACGCAGGAGGAACTGGGCGGCGCGGTCACGCATACGACCAAGTCGGGCGTCGCCGATGTCGCGTTTGAGAACGACATCGACGCATTGCTCGCGACGCGCGAATTCTTCGACTTCCTGCCTTTATCCAACCGCCACGATCTGCCCGAGCGGCCGAGCGAGGACCCGGCCGAGCGCATCGAGGACAGCCTCGACACCCTGATCCCGCCGAGCGCGGCAACGCCCTACGACATGCACGAGCTGATCCGGAAGGTTGCCGACGAGGGCGATTTTTTCGAGCTCCAGCCCAAGCATGCCGCCAACATCCTGACCGGGTTCATCCGCATCGAGGGGCGCACGGTCGGAGTCGTCGCCAACCAGCCGATGGTGCTCGCCGGCGTGCTGGATATTGCGTCATCGAAGAAGGGCGCGCGTTTCGTCCGTTTTTGCGACGCCTTCGACATCCCGATCCTGACCTTTGTCGACGTCCCCGGCTTCCTCCCCGGCGTCGCGCAGGAGCATAACGGGATCATCAAGAACGGCGCCAAATTGCTGTTCGCCTATGCCGAGGCGACCGTGCCCAAGATCACCGTGATCACGCGCAAGGCCTATGGCGGCGCCTATGACGTGATGGCCTCCAAGCACCTGCGCGGCGACCTCAACTACGCCTGGCCGACCGCCGAGATCGCGGTGATGGGCGCCAAAGGCGCGGTCGAAATCATCTTCCGCAAGGATGCCGGCAACGCCGAGGAAATCGCCAAGCGCACGGCGGAGTATGAAGAGCGCTTCGCCAACCCCTTCGTCGCCGCAAGCAAGGGCTTCATCGACGAGGTGATCATGCCGCACTCGACGCGGCGTCGCGTGGCGATGGGGCTACGCAAGCTGCGCAACAAGCAGCTCGAGAATCCGTGGAAGAAACACGATAATATTCCGCTGTGA
- a CDS encoding acetyl-CoA carboxylase biotin carboxylase subunit: MFKKILIANRGEIACRVIRTARRMGIATVAVYSDADARAPHVKMADEAVRLGPPPASESYLKAELIIDACKATGAEAVHPGYGFLSERESFAKALAKEKIAFIGPPPKAIAAMGDKIESKKLAQAAGVNVVPGYLGDIATTDEAVKIAGDIGYPVMMKASAGGGGKGMRLAWNEQDVREGFEATKREGLASFGDDRVFIEKFIEAPRHIEIQVLGDQHGNVLYLNERECSIQRRNQKVVEEAPSPFVSPEMRKAMGEQAVALAKAVGYYSAGTVELIVNGADPSGKSFYFLEMNTRLQVEHPVTEEITGLDLVEQMIRVAAGEKLAFGQDDIGINGWAVENRVYAEDPYRSFLPSTGRLIRYWTPPPVRTDELVIRVDDGVADGGEISMFYDPMIAKLVTWAPTREAAIEAQIAALDQFVIDGISDNVDFLSALMQHPRFREGNLATDFIADEYPDGFDGAPADAQFIEDLTAIAGMVAVISDERAATIDGQLGPPVHPRANGSSALMAKVTRCGSSRTRAGRSRSPTTVI; the protein is encoded by the coding sequence ATGTTCAAGAAAATCCTGATCGCCAACCGCGGCGAGATTGCCTGCCGCGTGATCCGCACCGCGCGGCGGATGGGGATCGCGACCGTCGCGGTCTATTCCGATGCCGATGCGCGCGCGCCGCACGTCAAGATGGCGGATGAGGCGGTGCGGCTGGGGCCGCCGCCGGCGTCGGAAAGCTACCTCAAGGCCGAGCTGATCATCGACGCGTGCAAGGCCACCGGCGCTGAGGCGGTGCACCCGGGCTACGGCTTCCTCAGCGAGCGCGAAAGTTTTGCGAAAGCGCTGGCGAAGGAGAAGATCGCGTTCATCGGCCCGCCGCCCAAGGCGATCGCGGCGATGGGCGACAAGATCGAATCCAAGAAGCTCGCGCAGGCCGCGGGGGTCAACGTCGTCCCCGGCTATCTCGGCGACATCGCGACCACCGACGAGGCAGTGAAGATCGCGGGCGACATCGGCTATCCGGTGATGATGAAGGCCAGCGCCGGCGGCGGCGGCAAGGGCATGCGCCTCGCCTGGAACGAACAGGACGTGCGCGAAGGCTTTGAGGCGACCAAGCGCGAGGGGCTCGCCAGCTTCGGTGACGACCGCGTGTTCATCGAGAAATTCATCGAGGCGCCGCGCCATATCGAGATCCAGGTGCTCGGCGACCAGCACGGCAACGTGCTCTATTTGAACGAGCGCGAATGTTCGATCCAGCGGCGCAACCAGAAGGTCGTCGAGGAAGCGCCGTCGCCGTTCGTTTCGCCCGAGATGCGCAAGGCGATGGGCGAGCAGGCGGTCGCGCTCGCCAAGGCGGTCGGTTACTATAGCGCGGGCACGGTCGAGCTGATCGTCAACGGCGCCGACCCCAGCGGGAAAAGCTTCTACTTCCTCGAAATGAATACGCGGCTGCAGGTCGAGCATCCGGTGACCGAGGAGATCACCGGGCTCGACCTCGTTGAACAGATGATCCGCGTTGCGGCGGGGGAGAAGCTGGCGTTCGGGCAGGACGATATCGGCATCAACGGCTGGGCGGTCGAAAACCGCGTTTATGCCGAGGACCCGTATCGCAGCTTCCTGCCCAGCACCGGGCGTCTGATCCGCTACTGGACGCCGCCGCCGGTACGGACGGACGAGCTTGTCATCCGCGTCGACGATGGCGTCGCCGACGGTGGCGAGATCAGCATGTTCTACGACCCGATGATCGCCAAGCTGGTGACCTGGGCGCCGACGCGCGAAGCGGCGATCGAGGCGCAGATCGCGGCGCTCGACCAGTTCGTGATCGATGGCATTTCGGACAATGTCGATTTCCTTTCGGCGTTGATGCAGCACCCGCGGTTCCGCGAAGGGAATCTCGCCACGGACTTCATTGCCGACGAATATCCCGACGGCTTCGACGGCGCGCCCGCGGATGCGCAGTTCATCGAAGACCTGACCGCCATCGCCGGCATGGTCGCGGTCATCAGCGACGAGCGCGCGGCAACCATCGACGGCCAGCTCGGCCCGCCCGTGCACCCGCGTGCGAACGGATCGTCCGCATTGATGGCGAAAGTCACAAGGTGCGGATCAAGCCGTACAAGGGCGGGACGCTCGCGGTCACCGACGACGGTGATTTAG
- the mce gene encoding methylmalonyl-CoA epimerase, with translation MKLGRLNHVGVATPSIERSLETYRTLFGAEPHGEPFDLPAQGVRVCFVDAPNSQIELIEPLGADSPIARFLEKNAEGGQHHVCFEAEDIDEARAHFEGKGVRILGPTRIGAHGTPIFFLHPKDMGGVLTEIMETPKH, from the coding sequence ATGAAGCTGGGCAGACTGAACCATGTCGGCGTGGCAACGCCGTCGATCGAGCGGAGTCTCGAGACCTACCGCACCCTGTTCGGCGCCGAGCCGCATGGCGAGCCGTTCGACCTGCCCGCACAGGGCGTCCGTGTCTGCTTCGTCGATGCGCCCAACAGCCAGATCGAGCTGATCGAGCCGCTGGGCGCGGACTCGCCGATCGCCAGATTCCTCGAAAAGAACGCGGAAGGCGGGCAGCATCACGTTTGCTTCGAGGCGGAGGACATCGACGAGGCGCGTGCGCATTTCGAGGGCAAGGGCGTCCGCATTCTCGGCCCCACCCGCATCGGCGCGCACGGGACGCCGATCTTCTTCCTCCACCCCAAGGACATGGGTGGCGTGCTCACGGAAATTATGGAAACTCCGAAGCATTGA
- a CDS encoding glycoside hydrolase family 43 protein — protein sequence MNAPDLAIPATVTGTYANPILDEDFPDPSVLLAPDGFYYAYATQTKRQGAWVNIQVARSRDLVHWQHLGDAFPDRPGWARETQDFWAPYVVRDGDRYVMYYSATPDVCDVPERGHCLAIATATSPSGPFVDAGMPLLLGLGFEYIDPMVLDDPASGKRYLYWGSGFQPIRVQELSADGLSFAPDSVPVDLIWPNPLPGAFPRLVEAAWVIAHDGFYYLFYSGDNCCGPDAEYGVMVARSPSPPARSRHSRRRAVSPTA from the coding sequence GTGAATGCGCCTGACCTAGCGATCCCAGCTACCGTCACCGGGACCTACGCCAACCCGATCCTGGACGAGGATTTCCCCGATCCATCCGTGCTGCTTGCCCCGGACGGCTTCTATTATGCTTATGCCACGCAGACGAAGCGGCAAGGCGCGTGGGTCAACATCCAGGTCGCTCGCTCACGCGACCTGGTCCATTGGCAGCATCTGGGCGACGCCTTTCCCGACCGTCCCGGCTGGGCGCGCGAAACGCAGGATTTCTGGGCGCCCTATGTCGTTCGCGATGGCGACCGGTACGTCATGTATTATTCGGCGACGCCGGATGTCTGCGATGTGCCCGAGCGCGGTCATTGCCTGGCCATTGCGACCGCAACATCGCCCTCGGGGCCGTTCGTCGATGCCGGCATGCCGCTGCTGCTGGGACTGGGCTTCGAATATATCGACCCGATGGTCCTCGACGATCCCGCGTCGGGCAAGCGCTATCTTTATTGGGGATCGGGCTTCCAGCCGATTCGCGTGCAGGAACTGAGCGCCGACGGGTTGTCCTTCGCGCCTGACAGCGTGCCGGTCGATCTGATCTGGCCGAATCCCCTGCCCGGCGCATTCCCGCGCCTGGTGGAAGCCGCTTGGGTGATCGCCCACGACGGATTCTATTATCTGTTCTACTCGGGCGACAATTGCTGCGGGCCGGATGCCGAATATGGCGTGATGGTTGCCCGCTCACCCTCCCCACCGGCCCGTTCGAGACACTCGAGGAGGCGCGCGGTATCCCCCACAGCCTGA
- the glf gene encoding UDP-galactopyranose mutase, giving the protein MIGDQSGREHYDYLIVGAGFAGSVLAERLASQHDAKVLLIDRRPHIGGNAYDEPNEAGILYHKYGPHIFHTNSDQVVDYLSQFTEWRPYEHRVRAVVRDRLVPIPINRTTLNELFDLDLKTDEDAAAYLASRAEPVADIQTSEDVVVNAVGRELYELFFQGYTRKQWGLDPSELDKSVTSRIPTRTNTDDRYFTDSFQAMPAEGYTRMFERMLDHPNIEVRTGVDFREVRDSVDYGHLIFTGPIDEYFDHRFGKLPYRSLTFDHQTLEQERFQDTGTVNYPAPDVPYTRISEYKHLTGQQAPVTTITYEYPSAEGDPYYPIPRAENQELFKRYEALGDETEGVTFVGRLATYRYYNMDQIVGQALATFRRMDGKREPHNADAVAAA; this is encoded by the coding sequence ATGATCGGCGACCAATCGGGCCGCGAGCATTACGATTATCTGATCGTCGGAGCCGGCTTTGCCGGCTCCGTGCTTGCCGAGCGCCTTGCCTCCCAGCATGACGCCAAGGTGCTGCTGATCGACCGGCGGCCGCACATTGGCGGCAACGCCTATGACGAGCCCAATGAGGCGGGCATCCTCTATCACAAGTACGGGCCGCACATCTTCCACACGAACAGCGACCAGGTCGTCGATTATCTGTCGCAGTTCACGGAATGGCGGCCGTACGAGCACCGCGTCCGCGCAGTCGTGCGTGACCGGCTGGTGCCGATCCCGATCAACCGGACGACGCTCAACGAATTGTTCGACCTCGACCTCAAGACCGACGAGGACGCCGCCGCCTATCTCGCGTCGCGCGCCGAGCCGGTGGCGGATATCCAAACGTCCGAGGACGTGGTCGTCAATGCCGTCGGGCGCGAGCTCTACGAGCTGTTCTTCCAGGGCTATACGCGCAAGCAATGGGGCCTCGACCCAAGCGAGCTCGACAAGTCGGTCACGTCGCGCATCCCGACGCGAACCAACACCGATGACCGCTATTTCACCGACAGCTTCCAGGCGATGCCGGCGGAGGGCTACACGCGGATGTTCGAGCGGATGCTTGACCACCCCAATATCGAGGTGCGCACCGGGGTCGATTTCCGCGAGGTCCGCGACAGCGTCGACTACGGGCATTTGATCTTTACAGGGCCGATCGACGAATATTTCGATCACCGCTTCGGCAAATTGCCCTACCGCAGCCTGACGTTCGACCATCAGACGCTCGAGCAGGAGCGCTTCCAGGACACGGGCACGGTCAATTATCCTGCCCCGGACGTTCCCTACACGCGGATCAGCGAATATAAGCATCTGACCGGCCAGCAGGCGCCGGTGACGACGATCACCTACGAATATCCGTCGGCCGAGGGTGATCCTTATTATCCGATCCCGCGTGCCGAGAACCAGGAACTGTTCAAGCGCTACGAAGCGCTTGGCGACGAGACGGAGGGTGTGACCTTCGTCGGGCGCCTGGCGACGTACCGCTATTACAATATGGACCAGATCGTCGGGCAGGCGCTGGCGACCTTCCGGCGGATGGACGGGAAGCGGGAACCTCACAACGCGGATGCCGTTGCCGCTGCGTGA
- a CDS encoding OsmC family protein, translating into MASLSSCHMLFFLDFAKRGGWTVEGYVDEADGVMGKRADGRMAMTRVTLRPKVEWAGDAPDAAAIADLHHRAHDACFIANSVTSEVVIDH; encoded by the coding sequence GTGGCGTCGTTGTCGTCGTGTCACATGCTGTTCTTCCTCGACTTCGCGAAGCGGGGCGGCTGGACGGTTGAGGGCTATGTCGATGAGGCCGATGGCGTGATGGGCAAGCGTGCCGACGGCAGGATGGCGATGACCCGCGTGACCCTGCGGCCGAAGGTCGAATGGGCCGGCGACGCGCCGGATGCGGCGGCGATCGCGGATCTTCACCACCGGGCGCATGACGCCTGCTTCATCGCCAATTCGGTGACCAGCGAGGTCGTCATTGACCACTAA
- a CDS encoding family 43 glycosylhydrolase encodes MLFKSERWLAPGHNAIVTDKAGQHWIVYHAIDVNRPRQHQDDLINSRRILLIDRIIWRDGWPFVGTPSEGPQPAPIT; translated from the coding sequence ATGCTGTTCAAAAGCGAGCGTTGGCTCGCGCCCGGGCACAATGCGATCGTCACCGACAAGGCCGGACAGCATTGGATCGTCTATCATGCGATCGACGTGAACCGGCCACGCCAGCATCAGGACGACCTGATCAACAGCCGCCGCATCCTCCTTATCGACCGCATCATCTGGCGCGACGGCTGGCCGTTCGTCGGCACCCCGTCGGAAGGCCCGCAACCGGCGCCGATTACCTAG